Proteins from a genomic interval of Prevotella sp. E13-27:
- a CDS encoding ABC transporter ATP-binding protein, producing MIEIENITKSFGSLQVLKGIDLKIDKGEVVSIVGPSGAGKTTLLQIIGTLDRPDTGTLKINDIDVTKLSEKKLSDFRNRHLGFVFQFHQLLPEFTAIENIMIPAYIAGVSNKDAKEKAQELLKFMGLNDRAKHKPSELSGGEKQRVAVARALINNPEVILADEPSGSLDTKNKQELHQLFFDLRDRFGQTFVIVTHDEELAKLTDRNIHIKDGQICLNSEILIP from the coding sequence ATGATTGAAATAGAAAATATAACAAAGAGCTTTGGCTCACTACAGGTGCTGAAAGGCATCGACCTTAAGATTGACAAGGGCGAGGTGGTGAGTATCGTTGGTCCGAGTGGTGCAGGCAAGACTACACTGCTACAGATTATTGGTACGCTGGACCGCCCTGATACAGGCACACTGAAGATAAACGACATAGACGTTACGAAGCTGAGCGAAAAGAAACTAAGCGACTTCCGTAACCGTCATCTGGGATTCGTGTTCCAATTCCACCAGCTGCTGCCAGAGTTCACAGCCATAGAAAACATCATGATACCAGCATATATAGCTGGAGTATCAAACAAGGATGCTAAGGAGAAAGCACAAGAGTTGCTTAAGTTCATGGGACTGAACGATCGCGCAAAGCACAAGCCTTCTGAGTTGTCGGGAGGCGAGAAACAGCGCGTGGCAGTAGCTCGTGCGCTGATAAATAACCCCGAGGTGATACTTGCCGACGAGCCTAGCGGCTCACTCGACACAAAGAACAAGCAGGAGCTGCATCAGCTCTTTTTCGACCTCAGAGACAGGTTCGGACAGACATTTGTCATAGTGACTCACGACGAGGAACTGGCAAAGCTTACTGACCGCAATATTCACATTAAAGACGGACAAATATGCTTAAACTCGGAGATTTTAATACCCTAA